A region of Triplophysa dalaica isolate WHDGS20190420 chromosome 18, ASM1584641v1, whole genome shotgun sequence DNA encodes the following proteins:
- the mib2 gene encoding E3 ubiquitin-protein ligase MIB2 isoform X2, producing MLSTVTPDLSPETPLLGSLPIPAPRPQAATAALPTAPLPRPHRKYSEAGHGGQPARGSMEVGMRVVRGVDWKWANQDDGEGHVGTVVEIGRQGSTTTPDKTVVVQWDCGTRTNYRTGYQGAYDLLLYDNAQIGVRHSNIICDSCKKHGIMGMRWKCKVCFDYDLCTQCYMNNKHDLTHAFERYETAHSQPVSLTPRQNLSRIILKGIFQGVKVVRGPDWDWGNQDGGEGKVGKVVDIRGWDQESGRSVASVTWSNGTTNVYRMGHKGKVDLKYVSDVQGGFYFKEHLPKLGEHAELQRQESADSHSFQQGDKVKCLLEVDILRQMQEGHGGWNPKMAEYIFRIGSVHRITDRGDVRVQYSNNIRWTFHPGALTKVNSFAVGELVKVLDDIECVKRLQVGHGEWTDSMAPALGQVGKVLKVYADGDLRVAFGGQTWTFNPACLSSQSGDVDANLMTADNSSESGSTVISVLEKLLSQATEQDHPGRLVIEAAHGRAVKVRELLQKYPDKVDIKNQGKTALQVAAHQGHVEVVKVLLQANSSIEAKDEDGDAALHYTAFGNQAEIARLLLSKGASVNLLNNSMCTALHIAVNKGFTDVVRVLTEHSADVNLQDSYGDTPLHDAIAKDFRSIIEILTVVPNIDFNQKNNRGFNLLHHAALKGIKLATEMILARARQLADVKKEDGFSALHLAALNNHRDVAEILLKEGRCDINIRNNRNQTPLQLAVTQGHVALVTLLVTEGADVNAEDEDGDTAMHTALSRQQLTTVMSSSEGEGEVLYSRLCSSGLMGNTELNVGAAIACFLAQEGADMNYANHKGKSPLDLVTDSSIQQLIRSFAEKHRLQAVTSGTGTSSSSSLRRVHTTPNTMTNLAMPSTTGPSECLICSELALLVLFSPCQHSVACEECAHRMKKCIRCQVTITKKIRQDQTEVECSPSSENSEQHNLLEQLQSRYRQMEERITCPICIDNHIKLVFQCGHASCIDCSSALKTCPICRQTIRERIQLFV from the exons TCACCCCTGATCTGTCTCCAGAGACCCCCCTACTCGGATCCCTTCCAATCCCGGCGCCTCGACCCCAAGCAGCGACCGCTGCCCTCCCCACGGCCCCCCTTCCACGTCCTCACAGAAAGTACAGTGAAGCAGGGCACGGCGGCCAGCCGGCGCGCGGCAGCATGGAGGTCGGCATGCGCGTGGTTCGCGGCGTGGACTGGAAGTGGGCTAACCAGGATGATGGCGAGGGCCACGTGGGCACGGTGGTGGAAATCGGGCGTCAGGGCAGCACCACCACGCCTGACAAAACCGTAGTGGTGCAGTGGGACTGCGGAACTCGCACAAATTATCGGACAGGCTACCAGGGCGCCTATGACCTACTTCTCTATGATAACGCACAGATAG GTGTCCGACATTCAAATATCATTTGTGACAGCTGTAAGAAGCACGGCATTATGGGAATGCGCTGGAAGTGTAAGGTGTGCTTTGACTACGACCTGTGTACTCAGTGTTACATGAACAACAAGCATGACCTGACACACGCCTTTGAGCGCTATGAGACGGCACATTCACAACC AGTGAGTCTCACACCAAGACAGAACCTGTCCCGAATCATTCTGAAAGGAATCTTCCAGGGTGTGAAGGTGGTCCGGGGACCCGACTGGGACTGGGGCAACCAAGATG GAGGTGAGGGAAAGGTTGGGAAGGTGGTGGACATCCGCGGATGGGATCAGGAATCGGGTCGCAGCGTGGCTAGCGTTACCTGGTCCAACGGAACCACAAACGTCTACAGAATGGGTCACAAAGGGAAGGTGGATCTCAAATACGTCTCTGATGTTCAAGGAGGATTTTACTTCAAAGAACATCTGCCCAAATTAG GTGAGCATGCGGAGCTCCAGCGGCAGGAGAGCGCAGACAGTCACTCATTTCAGCAGGGTGATAAGGTGAAATGCCTGCTGGAGGTGGACATCCTCAGACAGATGCAGGAGGGACACGGAGGCTGGAACCCCAAAATGGCAGAG TACATCTTCAGAATCGGCTCAGTGCACAGGATAACAGACCGTGGAGATGTCCGGGTGCAGTACAGTAACAACATCCGCTGGACCTTCCACCCTGGAGCTCTAACTAAG GTCAATAGTTTTGCTGTAGGCGAGCTGGTGAAGGTTCTTGATGACATCGAGTGCGTGAAGAGGCTACAGGTCGGTCATGGAGAGTGGACAGACAGCATGGCTCCA gcttTGGGTCAGGTTGGGAAAGTGTTGAAGGTGTATGCAGACGGAGACCTCCGCGTGGCTTTCGGAGGACAGACGTGGACCTTTAACCCTGCATGTCTATCCTCTCAGTCTGGGGATGTCGATGCCAATCTGATGACTGCGGACAACTCCAGCGAATCAGGAA GTACGGTCATTTCAGTGCTAGAGAAGCTTCTCTCTCAGGCGACAGAGCAGGATCACCCGGGCCGACTGGTCATCGAGGCAGCTCATGGAAGGGCAGTTAAAGTGCGGGAACTGCTTCAGAAATACCCGGACAAG GTGGATATAAAGAATCAGGGTAAAACGGCCCTGCAGGTGGCTGCCCATCAGGGTCATGTGGAGGTGGTGAAGGTTCTCCTGCAGGCCAACAGCAGCATTGAAGCTAAAGATGAAGACGGAGACGCTGCGCTACACTACACAGCCTTCGG gaatCAAGCCGAGATCGCACGTTTGCTGCTCAGTAAAGGAGCGAGTGTGAATCTGCTCAATAACTCCATGTGTACGGCCCTGCACATCGCTGTGAATAAAGGCTTTACAGATGTCGTGAGAGTGTTGACGGAGCACTCGGCCGACGTCAATCTGCAG GATTCATATGGAGATACACCCTTACATGACGCCATAGCTAAAGACTTCAGGAGCATCATTGAGATTCTCACCGTGGTGCCTAACATTGATTTCAACCAAAAGAACAACCGCGGCTTTAACCTGCTGCATCACGCCGCACTGAAGGGCATCAAACT AGCGACTGAGATGATCTTGGCTCGAGCGAGACAGCTAGCTGACGTGAAGAAAGAAGACGGTTTCTCTGCACTGCATCTGGCTGCTTTGAACAACCATCGTGATGTAGCTGAGATACTCCTGAAAGAG GGTCGCTGTGACATCAACATCCGTAACAACCGCAACCAGACGCCTCTCCAGCTGGCCGTGACTCAGGGTCACGTGGCTCTAGTGACCCTCCTGGTGACGGAGGGAGCGGACGTCAATGCGGAGGATGAGGACGGAGACACCGCCATGCACACGGCTCTCAGCCGACAGCAGCTGACCACCGTCATGAGCAGTTCTGAGGGCGAGGGCGAGGTGCTCTACAGCAGG ttgTGTAGCTCAGGGCTGATGGGAAACACAGAACTGAATGTCGGTGCTGCTATTGCCTGCTTCCTGGCGCAGGAAGGGGCCGATATGAATTATGCCAACCATAAAGGTAAAAGCCCGCTAGACCTGGTGACAGACAGCAGCATACAACAACTCATCCGGAGCTTCGCAGAGAAGCACAG ACTTCAAGCGGTCACGTCCGGCACTGGGACGAGCAGCAGCAGCAGTCTCAGGCGAGTTCACACCACACCCAACACCATGACCAACCTGGCCATGCCCAGCACCACGGGTCCCAGCGAGTGCCTCATCTGTTCAGAGCTTGCCCTGCTCGTGCTGTTCTCTCCGTGTCAACACAGCGTCGCCTGCGAGG AGTGTGCTCACAGAATGAAGAAATGCATTCGGTGCCAGGTGACAATAACCAAGAAAATTCGTCAAG ATCAAACCGAGGTTGAGTGCAGTCCCAGCTCAGAGAACTCCGAGCAGCACAACCTGCTGGAGCAGCTGCAGTCGCGCTACAGGCAGATGGAGGAGCGCATAACATGTCCCATCTGCATCGACAACCACATCAAGCTGGTGTTCCAGTGCGGCCACGCCTCCTGCATCGACTGCAGCTCCGCCCTCAAAACCTGCCCCATCTGCCGACAGACCATCCGCGAAAGGATCCAGCTGTTCGTCTGA
- the mib2 gene encoding E3 ubiquitin-protein ligase MIB2 isoform X1, producing the protein MIRSGIKLLGFTPDLSPETPLLGSLPIPAPRPQAATAALPTAPLPRPHRKYSEAGHGGQPARGSMEVGMRVVRGVDWKWANQDDGEGHVGTVVEIGRQGSTTTPDKTVVVQWDCGTRTNYRTGYQGAYDLLLYDNAQIGVRHSNIICDSCKKHGIMGMRWKCKVCFDYDLCTQCYMNNKHDLTHAFERYETAHSQPVSLTPRQNLSRIILKGIFQGVKVVRGPDWDWGNQDGGEGKVGKVVDIRGWDQESGRSVASVTWSNGTTNVYRMGHKGKVDLKYVSDVQGGFYFKEHLPKLGEHAELQRQESADSHSFQQGDKVKCLLEVDILRQMQEGHGGWNPKMAEYIFRIGSVHRITDRGDVRVQYSNNIRWTFHPGALTKVNSFAVGELVKVLDDIECVKRLQVGHGEWTDSMAPALGQVGKVLKVYADGDLRVAFGGQTWTFNPACLSSQSGDVDANLMTADNSSESGSTVISVLEKLLSQATEQDHPGRLVIEAAHGRAVKVRELLQKYPDKVDIKNQGKTALQVAAHQGHVEVVKVLLQANSSIEAKDEDGDAALHYTAFGNQAEIARLLLSKGASVNLLNNSMCTALHIAVNKGFTDVVRVLTEHSADVNLQDSYGDTPLHDAIAKDFRSIIEILTVVPNIDFNQKNNRGFNLLHHAALKGIKLATEMILARARQLADVKKEDGFSALHLAALNNHRDVAEILLKEGRCDINIRNNRNQTPLQLAVTQGHVALVTLLVTEGADVNAEDEDGDTAMHTALSRQQLTTVMSSSEGEGEVLYSRLCSSGLMGNTELNVGAAIACFLAQEGADMNYANHKGKSPLDLVTDSSIQQLIRSFAEKHRLQAVTSGTGTSSSSSLRRVHTTPNTMTNLAMPSTTGPSECLICSELALLVLFSPCQHSVACEECAHRMKKCIRCQVTITKKIRQDQTEVECSPSSENSEQHNLLEQLQSRYRQMEERITCPICIDNHIKLVFQCGHASCIDCSSALKTCPICRQTIRERIQLFV; encoded by the exons ATGATTCGAAGTGGTATCAAACTTTTGGGGT TCACCCCTGATCTGTCTCCAGAGACCCCCCTACTCGGATCCCTTCCAATCCCGGCGCCTCGACCCCAAGCAGCGACCGCTGCCCTCCCCACGGCCCCCCTTCCACGTCCTCACAGAAAGTACAGTGAAGCAGGGCACGGCGGCCAGCCGGCGCGCGGCAGCATGGAGGTCGGCATGCGCGTGGTTCGCGGCGTGGACTGGAAGTGGGCTAACCAGGATGATGGCGAGGGCCACGTGGGCACGGTGGTGGAAATCGGGCGTCAGGGCAGCACCACCACGCCTGACAAAACCGTAGTGGTGCAGTGGGACTGCGGAACTCGCACAAATTATCGGACAGGCTACCAGGGCGCCTATGACCTACTTCTCTATGATAACGCACAGATAG GTGTCCGACATTCAAATATCATTTGTGACAGCTGTAAGAAGCACGGCATTATGGGAATGCGCTGGAAGTGTAAGGTGTGCTTTGACTACGACCTGTGTACTCAGTGTTACATGAACAACAAGCATGACCTGACACACGCCTTTGAGCGCTATGAGACGGCACATTCACAACC AGTGAGTCTCACACCAAGACAGAACCTGTCCCGAATCATTCTGAAAGGAATCTTCCAGGGTGTGAAGGTGGTCCGGGGACCCGACTGGGACTGGGGCAACCAAGATG GAGGTGAGGGAAAGGTTGGGAAGGTGGTGGACATCCGCGGATGGGATCAGGAATCGGGTCGCAGCGTGGCTAGCGTTACCTGGTCCAACGGAACCACAAACGTCTACAGAATGGGTCACAAAGGGAAGGTGGATCTCAAATACGTCTCTGATGTTCAAGGAGGATTTTACTTCAAAGAACATCTGCCCAAATTAG GTGAGCATGCGGAGCTCCAGCGGCAGGAGAGCGCAGACAGTCACTCATTTCAGCAGGGTGATAAGGTGAAATGCCTGCTGGAGGTGGACATCCTCAGACAGATGCAGGAGGGACACGGAGGCTGGAACCCCAAAATGGCAGAG TACATCTTCAGAATCGGCTCAGTGCACAGGATAACAGACCGTGGAGATGTCCGGGTGCAGTACAGTAACAACATCCGCTGGACCTTCCACCCTGGAGCTCTAACTAAG GTCAATAGTTTTGCTGTAGGCGAGCTGGTGAAGGTTCTTGATGACATCGAGTGCGTGAAGAGGCTACAGGTCGGTCATGGAGAGTGGACAGACAGCATGGCTCCA gcttTGGGTCAGGTTGGGAAAGTGTTGAAGGTGTATGCAGACGGAGACCTCCGCGTGGCTTTCGGAGGACAGACGTGGACCTTTAACCCTGCATGTCTATCCTCTCAGTCTGGGGATGTCGATGCCAATCTGATGACTGCGGACAACTCCAGCGAATCAGGAA GTACGGTCATTTCAGTGCTAGAGAAGCTTCTCTCTCAGGCGACAGAGCAGGATCACCCGGGCCGACTGGTCATCGAGGCAGCTCATGGAAGGGCAGTTAAAGTGCGGGAACTGCTTCAGAAATACCCGGACAAG GTGGATATAAAGAATCAGGGTAAAACGGCCCTGCAGGTGGCTGCCCATCAGGGTCATGTGGAGGTGGTGAAGGTTCTCCTGCAGGCCAACAGCAGCATTGAAGCTAAAGATGAAGACGGAGACGCTGCGCTACACTACACAGCCTTCGG gaatCAAGCCGAGATCGCACGTTTGCTGCTCAGTAAAGGAGCGAGTGTGAATCTGCTCAATAACTCCATGTGTACGGCCCTGCACATCGCTGTGAATAAAGGCTTTACAGATGTCGTGAGAGTGTTGACGGAGCACTCGGCCGACGTCAATCTGCAG GATTCATATGGAGATACACCCTTACATGACGCCATAGCTAAAGACTTCAGGAGCATCATTGAGATTCTCACCGTGGTGCCTAACATTGATTTCAACCAAAAGAACAACCGCGGCTTTAACCTGCTGCATCACGCCGCACTGAAGGGCATCAAACT AGCGACTGAGATGATCTTGGCTCGAGCGAGACAGCTAGCTGACGTGAAGAAAGAAGACGGTTTCTCTGCACTGCATCTGGCTGCTTTGAACAACCATCGTGATGTAGCTGAGATACTCCTGAAAGAG GGTCGCTGTGACATCAACATCCGTAACAACCGCAACCAGACGCCTCTCCAGCTGGCCGTGACTCAGGGTCACGTGGCTCTAGTGACCCTCCTGGTGACGGAGGGAGCGGACGTCAATGCGGAGGATGAGGACGGAGACACCGCCATGCACACGGCTCTCAGCCGACAGCAGCTGACCACCGTCATGAGCAGTTCTGAGGGCGAGGGCGAGGTGCTCTACAGCAGG ttgTGTAGCTCAGGGCTGATGGGAAACACAGAACTGAATGTCGGTGCTGCTATTGCCTGCTTCCTGGCGCAGGAAGGGGCCGATATGAATTATGCCAACCATAAAGGTAAAAGCCCGCTAGACCTGGTGACAGACAGCAGCATACAACAACTCATCCGGAGCTTCGCAGAGAAGCACAG ACTTCAAGCGGTCACGTCCGGCACTGGGACGAGCAGCAGCAGCAGTCTCAGGCGAGTTCACACCACACCCAACACCATGACCAACCTGGCCATGCCCAGCACCACGGGTCCCAGCGAGTGCCTCATCTGTTCAGAGCTTGCCCTGCTCGTGCTGTTCTCTCCGTGTCAACACAGCGTCGCCTGCGAGG AGTGTGCTCACAGAATGAAGAAATGCATTCGGTGCCAGGTGACAATAACCAAGAAAATTCGTCAAG ATCAAACCGAGGTTGAGTGCAGTCCCAGCTCAGAGAACTCCGAGCAGCACAACCTGCTGGAGCAGCTGCAGTCGCGCTACAGGCAGATGGAGGAGCGCATAACATGTCCCATCTGCATCGACAACCACATCAAGCTGGTGTTCCAGTGCGGCCACGCCTCCTGCATCGACTGCAGCTCCGCCCTCAAAACCTGCCCCATCTGCCGACAGACCATCCGCGAAAGGATCCAGCTGTTCGTCTGA
- the mib2 gene encoding E3 ubiquitin-protein ligase MIB2 isoform X3 — protein MIRSGIKLLGFTPDLSPETPLLGSLPIPAPRPQAATAALPTAPLPRPHRKYSEAGHGGQPARGSMEVGMRVVRGVDWKWANQDDGEGHVGTVVEIGRQGSTTTPDKTVVVQWDCGTRTNYRTGYQGAYDLLLYDNAQIGVRHSNIICDSCKKHGIMGMRWKCKVCFDYDLCTQCYMNNKHDLTHAFERYETAHSQPVSLTPRQNLSRIILKGIFQGVKVVRGPDWDWGNQDGGEGKVGKVVDIRGWDQESGRSVASVTWSNGTTNVYRMGHKGKVDLKYVSDVQGGFYFKEHLPKLGEHAELQRQESADSHSFQQGDKVKCLLEVDILRQMQEGHGGWNPKMAEVNSFAVGELVKVLDDIECVKRLQVGHGEWTDSMAPALGQVGKVLKVYADGDLRVAFGGQTWTFNPACLSSQSGDVDANLMTADNSSESGSTVISVLEKLLSQATEQDHPGRLVIEAAHGRAVKVRELLQKYPDKVDIKNQGKTALQVAAHQGHVEVVKVLLQANSSIEAKDEDGDAALHYTAFGNQAEIARLLLSKGASVNLLNNSMCTALHIAVNKGFTDVVRVLTEHSADVNLQDSYGDTPLHDAIAKDFRSIIEILTVVPNIDFNQKNNRGFNLLHHAALKGIKLATEMILARARQLADVKKEDGFSALHLAALNNHRDVAEILLKEGRCDINIRNNRNQTPLQLAVTQGHVALVTLLVTEGADVNAEDEDGDTAMHTALSRQQLTTVMSSSEGEGEVLYSRLCSSGLMGNTELNVGAAIACFLAQEGADMNYANHKGKSPLDLVTDSSIQQLIRSFAEKHRLQAVTSGTGTSSSSSLRRVHTTPNTMTNLAMPSTTGPSECLICSELALLVLFSPCQHSVACEECAHRMKKCIRCQVTITKKIRQDQTEVECSPSSENSEQHNLLEQLQSRYRQMEERITCPICIDNHIKLVFQCGHASCIDCSSALKTCPICRQTIRERIQLFV, from the exons ATGATTCGAAGTGGTATCAAACTTTTGGGGT TCACCCCTGATCTGTCTCCAGAGACCCCCCTACTCGGATCCCTTCCAATCCCGGCGCCTCGACCCCAAGCAGCGACCGCTGCCCTCCCCACGGCCCCCCTTCCACGTCCTCACAGAAAGTACAGTGAAGCAGGGCACGGCGGCCAGCCGGCGCGCGGCAGCATGGAGGTCGGCATGCGCGTGGTTCGCGGCGTGGACTGGAAGTGGGCTAACCAGGATGATGGCGAGGGCCACGTGGGCACGGTGGTGGAAATCGGGCGTCAGGGCAGCACCACCACGCCTGACAAAACCGTAGTGGTGCAGTGGGACTGCGGAACTCGCACAAATTATCGGACAGGCTACCAGGGCGCCTATGACCTACTTCTCTATGATAACGCACAGATAG GTGTCCGACATTCAAATATCATTTGTGACAGCTGTAAGAAGCACGGCATTATGGGAATGCGCTGGAAGTGTAAGGTGTGCTTTGACTACGACCTGTGTACTCAGTGTTACATGAACAACAAGCATGACCTGACACACGCCTTTGAGCGCTATGAGACGGCACATTCACAACC AGTGAGTCTCACACCAAGACAGAACCTGTCCCGAATCATTCTGAAAGGAATCTTCCAGGGTGTGAAGGTGGTCCGGGGACCCGACTGGGACTGGGGCAACCAAGATG GAGGTGAGGGAAAGGTTGGGAAGGTGGTGGACATCCGCGGATGGGATCAGGAATCGGGTCGCAGCGTGGCTAGCGTTACCTGGTCCAACGGAACCACAAACGTCTACAGAATGGGTCACAAAGGGAAGGTGGATCTCAAATACGTCTCTGATGTTCAAGGAGGATTTTACTTCAAAGAACATCTGCCCAAATTAG GTGAGCATGCGGAGCTCCAGCGGCAGGAGAGCGCAGACAGTCACTCATTTCAGCAGGGTGATAAGGTGAAATGCCTGCTGGAGGTGGACATCCTCAGACAGATGCAGGAGGGACACGGAGGCTGGAACCCCAAAATGGCAGAG GTCAATAGTTTTGCTGTAGGCGAGCTGGTGAAGGTTCTTGATGACATCGAGTGCGTGAAGAGGCTACAGGTCGGTCATGGAGAGTGGACAGACAGCATGGCTCCA gcttTGGGTCAGGTTGGGAAAGTGTTGAAGGTGTATGCAGACGGAGACCTCCGCGTGGCTTTCGGAGGACAGACGTGGACCTTTAACCCTGCATGTCTATCCTCTCAGTCTGGGGATGTCGATGCCAATCTGATGACTGCGGACAACTCCAGCGAATCAGGAA GTACGGTCATTTCAGTGCTAGAGAAGCTTCTCTCTCAGGCGACAGAGCAGGATCACCCGGGCCGACTGGTCATCGAGGCAGCTCATGGAAGGGCAGTTAAAGTGCGGGAACTGCTTCAGAAATACCCGGACAAG GTGGATATAAAGAATCAGGGTAAAACGGCCCTGCAGGTGGCTGCCCATCAGGGTCATGTGGAGGTGGTGAAGGTTCTCCTGCAGGCCAACAGCAGCATTGAAGCTAAAGATGAAGACGGAGACGCTGCGCTACACTACACAGCCTTCGG gaatCAAGCCGAGATCGCACGTTTGCTGCTCAGTAAAGGAGCGAGTGTGAATCTGCTCAATAACTCCATGTGTACGGCCCTGCACATCGCTGTGAATAAAGGCTTTACAGATGTCGTGAGAGTGTTGACGGAGCACTCGGCCGACGTCAATCTGCAG GATTCATATGGAGATACACCCTTACATGACGCCATAGCTAAAGACTTCAGGAGCATCATTGAGATTCTCACCGTGGTGCCTAACATTGATTTCAACCAAAAGAACAACCGCGGCTTTAACCTGCTGCATCACGCCGCACTGAAGGGCATCAAACT AGCGACTGAGATGATCTTGGCTCGAGCGAGACAGCTAGCTGACGTGAAGAAAGAAGACGGTTTCTCTGCACTGCATCTGGCTGCTTTGAACAACCATCGTGATGTAGCTGAGATACTCCTGAAAGAG GGTCGCTGTGACATCAACATCCGTAACAACCGCAACCAGACGCCTCTCCAGCTGGCCGTGACTCAGGGTCACGTGGCTCTAGTGACCCTCCTGGTGACGGAGGGAGCGGACGTCAATGCGGAGGATGAGGACGGAGACACCGCCATGCACACGGCTCTCAGCCGACAGCAGCTGACCACCGTCATGAGCAGTTCTGAGGGCGAGGGCGAGGTGCTCTACAGCAGG ttgTGTAGCTCAGGGCTGATGGGAAACACAGAACTGAATGTCGGTGCTGCTATTGCCTGCTTCCTGGCGCAGGAAGGGGCCGATATGAATTATGCCAACCATAAAGGTAAAAGCCCGCTAGACCTGGTGACAGACAGCAGCATACAACAACTCATCCGGAGCTTCGCAGAGAAGCACAG ACTTCAAGCGGTCACGTCCGGCACTGGGACGAGCAGCAGCAGCAGTCTCAGGCGAGTTCACACCACACCCAACACCATGACCAACCTGGCCATGCCCAGCACCACGGGTCCCAGCGAGTGCCTCATCTGTTCAGAGCTTGCCCTGCTCGTGCTGTTCTCTCCGTGTCAACACAGCGTCGCCTGCGAGG AGTGTGCTCACAGAATGAAGAAATGCATTCGGTGCCAGGTGACAATAACCAAGAAAATTCGTCAAG ATCAAACCGAGGTTGAGTGCAGTCCCAGCTCAGAGAACTCCGAGCAGCACAACCTGCTGGAGCAGCTGCAGTCGCGCTACAGGCAGATGGAGGAGCGCATAACATGTCCCATCTGCATCGACAACCACATCAAGCTGGTGTTCCAGTGCGGCCACGCCTCCTGCATCGACTGCAGCTCCGCCCTCAAAACCTGCCCCATCTGCCGACAGACCATCCGCGAAAGGATCCAGCTGTTCGTCTGA